In Synechococcus sp. KORDI-52, one genomic interval encodes:
- a CDS encoding aminotransferase class V-fold PLP-dependent enzyme, with protein sequence MRDLCPALQNKTYFNYGGQGPLPSPSLEAITASWKHIQDLGPFTADVWPYIATEVNSTRRLLAQCCGVPPHRLALTENVTSGCVLPLWGLPFAEGDRLLIGDCEHPGVVSACVELARRRNLAIDVLPVKHLRGDQAHCDAAVIETIEETLSPRTRLVVLSHLLWNTGQVMPIAAVAHQLKQHPHHPFLLVDAAQSFGQILVDKAAAAADIYAFTGHKWACGPEGLGGVALSERVVSEAAPTVIGWRSLRDESKADLNGSDLFHHDSRRFEVATSCVPLMAGLRSSLQLLEQEGSPQERWDRIRKLSSKLWQALHGLERVTPLLDVAPASGLVSFQINGDFPPAEHVKQLGAKGLWIRDLADPSCLRACTHISTTADDIDALMAAISTL encoded by the coding sequence ATGCGCGACCTCTGCCCTGCCCTGCAGAACAAGACGTACTTCAACTACGGCGGCCAGGGGCCTCTGCCAAGCCCGTCCCTGGAGGCCATCACGGCGAGCTGGAAGCACATTCAGGACTTGGGGCCGTTCACAGCGGATGTTTGGCCCTACATCGCCACCGAGGTCAACAGCACCCGACGCCTTCTGGCCCAGTGCTGCGGTGTTCCGCCCCATCGTCTTGCCCTCACGGAAAACGTCACCAGCGGCTGCGTCTTACCCCTTTGGGGACTGCCCTTTGCCGAAGGCGACCGGCTGCTGATCGGCGACTGCGAACACCCCGGAGTCGTGAGCGCCTGCGTTGAACTGGCACGCCGCCGGAACCTCGCCATCGATGTGCTGCCGGTGAAGCATCTGCGTGGTGATCAAGCCCATTGCGATGCCGCCGTGATCGAGACGATCGAAGAAACCCTCAGCCCACGGACCCGCCTGGTGGTGCTGAGCCATCTGCTCTGGAATACAGGTCAGGTGATGCCCATTGCCGCCGTCGCCCATCAGCTCAAGCAGCACCCCCACCATCCCTTCCTGTTGGTGGATGCCGCCCAAAGCTTCGGACAGATCCTCGTCGACAAAGCGGCCGCAGCAGCGGACATCTACGCCTTCACCGGGCACAAGTGGGCCTGCGGGCCCGAAGGACTGGGGGGCGTGGCCCTGTCCGAACGTGTGGTATCCGAAGCCGCTCCGACCGTGATCGGCTGGCGCAGCCTGCGCGATGAAAGCAAGGCCGATCTGAACGGCAGCGATCTGTTTCACCACGACAGCCGCCGCTTTGAAGTGGCCACCAGCTGCGTGCCCCTGATGGCTGGCCTGCGCAGCTCCCTGCAACTGCTGGAACAAGAAGGATCACCCCAAGAACGCTGGGACCGGATTCGAAAGCTCAGCAGCAAGCTCTGGCAGGCACTTCACGGGCTGGAGCGCGTCACACCCCTGCTGGACGTTGCGCCCGCCAGCGGACTGGTGAGCTTTCAGATCAACGGCGATTTTCCCCCCGCAGAGCATGTGAAGCAGTTGGGTGCCAAGGGGCTGTGGATTCGCGATCTGGCGGATCCCAGCTGCCTGAGGGCCTGCACCCACATCAGCACCACGGCAGACGACATCGACGCCCTGATGGCCGCGATCAGCACCCTTTGA
- a CDS encoding UDP-N-acetylmuramoyl-L-alanyl-D-glutamate--2,6-diaminopimelate ligase has product MTQALHALLSDAGIAVPQGLANPGVEAITTDSRRVGPGTLFLGLPGERVDGGTFWAKALEAGAAAAVIGPGAASVHPPGVDEPVVVIQEPVARRIGEISAAFWDHPCRRMALIGVTGTNGKTTTTHLIEHLAASADQTVGLFGTLVNRWPGHSITATHTTAFADLLQGQLAEAASAGCGLAAMEVSSHALAQQRVAGCRFAGAVFTNLTQDHLDYHASMEEYFEAKAALFADPLLLADGVRSVINSDDPWGARLAERLGAACWRSSLEDPSAELHMSDLQMTAAGVEGRLISPLGEGRFRSPLLGRFNLMNVLQAVGVLLQQQLPLPVLLEAISHFGGVPGRMERVILHGVDEADLPPVLVDYAHTPDGLDNALSAARPFCTGRLICVFGCGGDRDRGKRPQMAAIASRLADRVVVTSDNPRTEDPQQILDDVVAGILADSDFLVEGDRAKAIASAIAGAEANDLVLVAGKGHEDYQILGTEKVHFDDREQAECALRQRLF; this is encoded by the coding sequence ATGACGCAGGCGTTGCATGCCCTGTTGAGCGATGCAGGCATCGCGGTGCCGCAAGGGTTGGCGAACCCTGGGGTGGAGGCAATCACCACCGATTCCCGTCGCGTCGGCCCCGGAACCCTCTTCCTCGGTCTTCCAGGGGAACGGGTGGATGGCGGAACCTTCTGGGCAAAGGCCCTGGAGGCCGGTGCCGCCGCTGCTGTCATTGGGCCTGGAGCTGCTTCAGTTCACCCGCCCGGTGTGGATGAACCCGTTGTGGTGATCCAAGAGCCGGTGGCGCGTCGGATTGGTGAGATCTCAGCGGCCTTCTGGGATCACCCATGCAGGCGCATGGCCCTGATCGGTGTGACGGGCACCAATGGCAAAACCACCACCACCCATTTGATCGAGCATCTGGCCGCCTCAGCAGATCAGACCGTTGGCCTGTTCGGCACCTTGGTCAACCGCTGGCCAGGCCACAGCATCACGGCCACCCACACCACGGCCTTTGCCGACCTTTTGCAGGGGCAACTCGCCGAGGCTGCCTCTGCCGGCTGTGGCCTGGCAGCCATGGAAGTGAGCTCCCATGCTTTGGCGCAGCAGCGGGTGGCGGGCTGCCGCTTCGCTGGTGCTGTGTTCACCAACCTCACCCAGGACCACCTCGACTACCACGCCTCGATGGAGGAGTACTTCGAGGCCAAGGCAGCACTGTTTGCGGATCCTCTGCTGCTTGCCGACGGCGTGAGATCCGTGATCAACAGCGATGACCCCTGGGGGGCGCGGTTGGCTGAGCGTCTGGGCGCCGCCTGTTGGCGCAGTTCGCTGGAGGATCCATCGGCCGAACTGCACATGAGCGACCTGCAGATGACGGCCGCAGGGGTGGAGGGGCGTTTGATCAGCCCCCTGGGTGAGGGCCGTTTCCGTTCGCCCTTGTTGGGTCGCTTCAACCTGATGAATGTGCTGCAGGCGGTGGGGGTGTTGCTTCAGCAGCAGTTGCCCTTGCCGGTGTTGCTGGAGGCCATCAGCCATTTCGGTGGCGTGCCCGGCCGGATGGAGCGGGTGATTCTGCACGGGGTGGATGAAGCGGATCTGCCGCCGGTGCTGGTGGATTACGCTCACACTCCCGATGGCTTGGACAACGCTCTTTCAGCGGCGCGCCCGTTCTGCACGGGGCGGTTGATCTGTGTTTTCGGGTGCGGCGGTGACCGGGATCGGGGCAAGCGTCCGCAGATGGCGGCGATTGCGTCTCGCCTGGCTGACCGCGTCGTGGTGACCTCCGACAACCCCCGCACCGAGGACCCACAGCAGATCCTCGATGACGTGGTAGCTGGGATCCTGGCCGACAGCGATTTTCTGGTGGAGGGTGATCGGGCCAAGGCGATTGCCTCAGCCATTGCAGGAGCTGAGGCGAATGATCTGGTGCTGGTGGCCGGCAAGGGGCACGAGGATTACCAGATCCTCGGTACCGAAAAGGTGCACTTCGACGATCGCGAGCAAGCGGAATGCGCCCTGCGGCAGAGGTTGTTTTGA
- a CDS encoding glutaredoxin family protein has product MKELTLYSRTGCCLCEGMESRLRAIDLARLSIKLKVIDIDATGIPQGLKARYDLEVPVLALDGSELPRVSPRLTGEGLLNWLQRCLSTAL; this is encoded by the coding sequence ATGAAGGAGCTCACCCTGTACAGCCGCACCGGCTGCTGCCTCTGTGAGGGCATGGAATCCCGCTTGCGGGCTATCGATCTCGCCCGGCTCTCGATCAAGCTGAAGGTGATTGATATCGATGCGACCGGCATCCCCCAGGGGCTTAAGGCGCGCTACGACCTCGAGGTGCCTGTGCTCGCGCTCGATGGTTCTGAGCTGCCCCGCGTTTCGCCGCGGCTCACGGGTGAGGGACTGTTGAATTGGTTGCAACGCTGTCTGTCCACGGCCCTCTGA
- the yidD gene encoding membrane protein insertion efficiency factor YidD, whose amino-acid sequence MAAIGLLVSQTVESLLLALIGFYRRFISPMIGPRCRFTPTCSAYGLEAIEKHGPWKGGWLTMKRLLRCHPFTPCGCDPVPD is encoded by the coding sequence ATGGCTGCGATAGGACTTCTGGTTTCGCAGACTGTTGAATCGCTGCTTCTCGCCCTGATCGGCTTTTACCGGCGGTTCATCTCCCCGATGATCGGGCCCCGCTGCCGCTTCACTCCCACCTGCAGTGCCTATGGCCTGGAGGCCATTGAGAAGCATGGTCCTTGGAAGGGGGGCTGGCTCACCATGAAGCGGCTGCTGCGCTGCCATCCCTTCACCCCCTGCGGCTGTGATCCGGTGCCCGATTGA
- a CDS encoding DUF3365 domain-containing protein, whose translation MASSPARSVATDFLLRFVGVQLVALILAVILVLSGYSVVARQYVRSQAIQFMDVMLSVREYTSRKINPIIAPINAVSDEAFLPSAVPSYSATKVFEYLRLNHAYEDFQYREASLNPTSPADLADEQEAQLIRRFMANPSLKELSGSLDSKSDHHQYFVAKPIRLTKESCLTCHSTPDRAPRSQIRVYGETGGFGWQVGDVVGAQIVTLPEDAGLPAPGRFALLLVAAVGGLSAAVVLAVNRIFSSVVFRPLFKLLQSVDKGYEDENLEKRPDEFGLLARRFKDLRH comes from the coding sequence TTGGCCAGCTCGCCCGCCCGATCCGTCGCGACAGACTTTCTCTTGCGGTTTGTCGGCGTCCAGCTCGTTGCGTTGATCTTGGCCGTGATTTTGGTGCTCTCAGGCTATTCAGTCGTCGCCCGTCAATACGTCAGGTCGCAAGCCATCCAATTCATGGACGTAATGCTGTCTGTACGCGAGTACACGTCACGCAAGATCAATCCGATCATCGCCCCGATTAATGCAGTCTCGGATGAGGCGTTCCTGCCATCAGCAGTACCAAGCTACTCAGCGACGAAAGTTTTTGAATATTTGAGGCTTAATCATGCTTACGAGGATTTTCAATACCGCGAGGCCTCTCTGAACCCCACAAGCCCCGCTGATTTGGCGGATGAACAGGAGGCTCAGTTGATTCGTCGTTTCATGGCCAATCCGTCCCTCAAAGAATTAAGTGGTTCTTTGGACTCCAAGAGTGATCATCACCAGTATTTCGTTGCGAAACCGATTCGCTTGACCAAGGAGAGTTGTCTTACCTGCCACTCCACTCCCGACCGTGCTCCGCGCAGCCAGATCCGGGTCTATGGAGAAACTGGCGGTTTTGGTTGGCAGGTGGGCGATGTGGTTGGCGCTCAGATTGTCACTTTGCCTGAAGATGCTGGTCTCCCCGCTCCTGGCCGGTTTGCGCTGCTTTTGGTTGCAGCGGTTGGAGGCCTCTCGGCGGCAGTGGTTCTGGCTGTGAATCGTATTTTTTCCAGCGTGGTTTTTAGACCGTTGTTCAAGCTTTTACAGTCCGTTGATAAAGGCTATGAGGATGAGAATCTCGAGAAGCGTCCCGATGAATTTGGTTTGTTGGCGCGGCGTTTCAAGGATTTGCGCCATTAG
- the rpsD gene encoding 30S ribosomal protein S4: protein MSRYRGPRLRITRRLGDLPGLTRKAAKRSYPPGQHGQARRKRSEYAIRLEEKQKLRFNYGVSERQLVRYVKKARAQEGSTGTNLLKLLENRLDNVCFRLGFGPTVPGARQLVNHGHVTVNGRVTDIASYQCKPGDVIAIRERKCSKKLAEANLEFPGLANVPTHLELDKSKLSAKVTGRCEREWVALEINELLVVEYYSRKV, encoded by the coding sequence ATGTCCCGTTACCGCGGCCCTCGCCTGAGGATCACGCGGCGCTTGGGAGACCTCCCCGGTCTCACCCGGAAGGCCGCCAAACGGTCCTATCCCCCCGGTCAGCACGGCCAAGCCCGTCGCAAGCGCTCTGAATACGCGATCCGTCTCGAAGAGAAGCAGAAGCTTCGCTTCAACTACGGCGTTTCCGAGCGTCAGCTCGTGCGCTACGTGAAGAAAGCGCGCGCCCAGGAAGGTTCCACCGGAACCAACCTGCTCAAGCTGCTCGAGAACCGTCTCGACAATGTGTGTTTCCGCCTCGGCTTCGGACCCACCGTGCCCGGCGCCCGTCAGCTGGTGAACCACGGTCACGTCACCGTGAACGGTCGTGTCACCGACATCGCTAGCTACCAGTGCAAGCCTGGCGACGTCATCGCCATCCGCGAGCGCAAGTGCAGCAAGAAGCTGGCTGAAGCCAACCTCGAGTTCCCCGGTCTGGCCAACGTGCCGACCCACCTCGAGCTGGACAAGTCCAAGCTGAGCGCCAAGGTCACCGGCCGCTGCGAACGCGAGTGGGTTGCCCTGGAAATCAACGAACTGCTGGTGGTGGAGTACTACTCCAGAAAGGTCTGA
- a CDS encoding DUF4079 family protein gives MILFVYPVVGATIRLGILAREKRLEINPIADTVPVEHAQHGAWVTAGVLLAVLISLSHSLWSVHPLSLLLSGSAVLFSFGRLLTSRMVWRRLLWAVASASGLLLLGLQPAVERFSDVPWNPLFWQSHFWMGLLLTSLLLSSTALQPMIGHSLRARRLHISSNLLVALLLAMQAISGTRNLLLN, from the coding sequence ATGATCCTGTTCGTCTACCCGGTGGTGGGCGCCACGATCCGCCTGGGAATCCTGGCGCGGGAAAAGCGATTGGAGATCAACCCGATCGCCGATACCGTGCCGGTGGAGCACGCGCAGCATGGAGCCTGGGTGACGGCCGGAGTGCTGCTGGCGGTGCTGATCAGCCTCAGCCACAGCCTCTGGAGCGTCCATCCCCTGAGTCTGCTGCTCAGCGGAAGCGCCGTGCTGTTCAGCTTTGGACGCCTGCTCACCAGCCGGATGGTCTGGCGACGCCTGCTCTGGGCTGTCGCCAGTGCGAGCGGCCTGCTTCTGCTTGGCCTGCAGCCCGCTGTGGAGCGGTTCAGCGATGTTCCGTGGAACCCCCTGTTCTGGCAGTCCCATTTCTGGATGGGCCTGTTGCTCACCTCCCTGTTGCTGAGCTCCACAGCGCTGCAGCCCATGATTGGTCATTCCCTGAGGGCACGACGCCTTCACATCAGCAGCAATCTGCTGGTGGCCTTGCTGCTGGCCATGCAGGCGATTTCTGGAACAAGAAATCTGCTGCTGAATTAA
- a CDS encoding nucleoside triphosphate pyrophosphatase, which translates to MLLLASASPARRRLLEQAGVPHRVRVSGVDEAQIHHPDPAELVTLLAQAKATAVALELDPARDAEITAVLGCDSVLSFEGQVFGKPSGPEEAIQRWQRMAGGRGSLLTGHCLIRRGQSDLLACVETVVRFAPLHQAEIEAYVASGEPLQCAGGFALEGRGGLCIDGLDGCYSNVIGLSLPWLRQALTAAELSEGDEAGLT; encoded by the coding sequence GTGCTGTTGCTTGCCTCTGCCTCGCCGGCGCGTCGCCGCTTGCTGGAGCAGGCGGGAGTACCTCATCGGGTGCGCGTCAGTGGTGTGGATGAGGCACAGATCCACCACCCCGATCCAGCAGAGCTGGTGACTTTGCTCGCTCAGGCCAAGGCCACGGCTGTTGCCCTGGAGCTTGACCCTGCACGCGATGCCGAGATCACGGCCGTGCTGGGGTGTGATTCCGTGCTCAGTTTTGAGGGGCAGGTGTTCGGCAAGCCTTCGGGCCCTGAAGAAGCGATTCAGCGTTGGCAGCGGATGGCTGGTGGCCGTGGATCTCTGCTGACGGGTCATTGCCTGATTCGGCGAGGCCAGAGTGATCTGTTGGCTTGTGTGGAGACGGTTGTGCGCTTTGCGCCGCTCCATCAGGCCGAGATCGAGGCCTATGTGGCCAGTGGAGAACCGCTGCAATGTGCCGGTGGGTTTGCCCTGGAGGGGCGCGGCGGTCTCTGCATCGATGGATTGGATGGTTGTTATTCCAACGTGATCGGCCTCAGTCTTCCCTGGTTGCGTCAAGCGCTTACCGCTGCGGAGCTTTCTGAAGGAGACGAGGCCGGTTTGACTTAA
- a CDS encoding Npun_F0494 family protein, with protein MGCLPFSEALYRDLQQHGLDAEDLWSEPDRYARRTRWFRNSEALEDDLRWLINVGVLRREVDGQGLTSRFRLTPLGRQLLDDDPALLQRSIPLLSRLRHSLRRHWPL; from the coding sequence ATGGGATGCCTACCCTTCTCAGAGGCGCTCTACCGGGATCTGCAGCAGCACGGACTGGATGCCGAAGACCTCTGGAGCGAGCCCGACCGCTACGCACGCAGAACACGCTGGTTCCGCAACAGCGAAGCTCTCGAGGACGATCTCCGTTGGTTGATCAACGTGGGCGTGCTGCGCCGTGAGGTGGACGGGCAGGGACTGACCAGCCGGTTCAGGCTCACGCCCCTGGGTCGTCAGCTTCTCGATGACGATCCTGCACTGCTGCAGCGTTCGATCCCGCTGCTGAGTCGGCTGCGCCACAGCCTTCGTCGGCACTGGCCGTTGTGA
- a CDS encoding cobyric acid synthase: MVLGTSSGAGKSLMTAALCRVLQRRGEQALPFKGQNMSNNAWVDADGGEMAYSQAMQAWAAGLEPCCAMNPVLLKPRGDSTSEVIHGGQSVGIARAEHYYRDWFRPGWQAIRTGLMELQQQWPQGRLVLEGAGSPVEVNLQHRDLTNLRLAQYLRANCLLVADIERGGVFAQIVGTLSLLRPVERPLIKGILINRFRGRRELFDAGRGWLEANTGVPVLGVMPWLNELFPPEDSLDLLERKPTRGAADLEIGVLRLPSLSNFSDLDPLEAESSLRLRWIHPGEPLGEPNAVILPGSKQTLRDLEALNASGLAEQLRTYAQAGGSVLGICGGMQMLGQTLSDPEGLEGTDQRGPQNGLGLLPLKTTFSGTKRLSQRSIHGLWPVETPLSGFELHYGTTTPDPGLQPLSSDPGLGWWSPGPKGSSVVGTYLHGLLDNGPWRRAWLNRLRSQRGLQPLVNDPNNHSAHRDLLLDRLADAFEQHVNLDPLLQP, translated from the coding sequence ATGGTGCTGGGCACCTCCAGCGGTGCCGGCAAATCGCTGATGACGGCGGCACTGTGCCGGGTGCTCCAACGCCGGGGAGAACAGGCTCTGCCCTTCAAGGGCCAGAACATGAGCAACAACGCCTGGGTGGATGCCGATGGCGGTGAAATGGCCTACTCCCAGGCCATGCAGGCCTGGGCAGCGGGTCTTGAGCCCTGCTGCGCGATGAATCCCGTGCTACTGAAACCCCGGGGAGACAGCACAAGTGAGGTGATTCATGGGGGCCAGAGCGTGGGAATCGCCCGCGCCGAGCACTACTACCGCGACTGGTTCCGCCCGGGATGGCAGGCGATCCGAACCGGACTGATGGAGCTTCAGCAGCAATGGCCTCAAGGCCGGCTGGTGCTGGAGGGAGCGGGCAGCCCTGTGGAAGTGAATCTGCAACACCGCGACCTCACCAACCTGCGCCTGGCCCAGTACCTGCGGGCCAACTGCCTGCTGGTGGCCGACATTGAGCGCGGCGGCGTCTTCGCCCAGATCGTTGGCACGCTCTCTCTCCTGCGACCAGTGGAACGCCCGCTGATCAAAGGCATCCTGATCAACCGCTTCCGCGGCCGCCGGGAGCTGTTCGATGCGGGGCGAGGCTGGTTGGAGGCCAACACCGGGGTACCGGTGCTGGGGGTGATGCCCTGGCTGAACGAGCTGTTTCCTCCTGAAGATTCCCTCGACCTGCTGGAGCGCAAACCCACCCGGGGAGCCGCCGATCTGGAGATCGGGGTGCTGCGGTTGCCGTCCCTGAGCAACTTTTCCGATCTCGATCCGCTCGAGGCCGAATCCAGCCTGAGGTTGCGCTGGATTCACCCGGGGGAACCCCTCGGGGAGCCGAACGCCGTGATCCTCCCAGGGAGCAAGCAGACGCTGCGCGATCTGGAAGCGTTGAACGCCAGTGGACTGGCCGAGCAACTCAGGACCTACGCCCAAGCTGGCGGATCCGTCCTGGGCATCTGCGGCGGGATGCAGATGCTGGGTCAAACCTTGAGCGATCCGGAGGGACTGGAGGGCACGGATCAGAGGGGGCCCCAGAACGGCTTGGGACTTCTGCCCCTGAAGACCACCTTCAGCGGCACAAAACGGCTGAGCCAGCGCAGCATCCATGGCCTTTGGCCCGTGGAAACGCCGCTGAGCGGATTTGAACTGCACTACGGAACCACCACGCCGGATCCCGGTCTTCAACCGCTGAGCAGCGACCCTGGTTTGGGGTGGTGGTCTCCGGGCCCGAAGGGTTCAAGCGTGGTGGGCACCTACCTGCACGGGCTGCTCGACAACGGCCCTTGGAGACGGGCTTGGCTCAACAGACTTCGCAGCCAGCGCGGACTGCAGCCGTTGGTCAACGATCCCAACAACCACAGCGCCCATCGAGATCTGCTGCTCGATCGCCTGGCCGATGCCTTCGAGCAACATGTGAACCTTGACCCATTGCTCCAGCCATGA
- a CDS encoding 2Fe-2S iron-sulfur cluster binding domain-containing protein: MTSIPVHWPDGRTTHEPIGQDWLVAARGAGVSIPTGCLGGSCGACEIDVNGTVVRACISTIPASKSAKLSVDFATDPHW, translated from the coding sequence ATGACGTCGATTCCCGTGCACTGGCCCGATGGCCGCACTACCCATGAACCGATCGGTCAGGACTGGTTGGTGGCCGCCCGTGGAGCGGGCGTCAGCATTCCCACCGGTTGCCTGGGGGGCAGCTGCGGGGCCTGCGAGATCGACGTGAACGGCACGGTGGTGCGTGCCTGCATCAGCACCATTCCCGCTTCAAAATCAGCGAAACTCTCCGTTGACTTCGCCACCGACCCGCATTGGTGA